A genomic region of uncultured Paludibaculum sp. contains the following coding sequences:
- a CDS encoding AAA family ATPase, with protein MRFQALNIPAFGPFTGKHLDLSSGAGRLEIIYGPNEAGKSSLLRAISTLLFGFEGRTTDDFLHPYGDLRVGGTIEHDGRVLSFMRRKGNKNTLRDGADAVLMSDDDLMAVAPVANQQVFEVMFGLDAERLSKGGRELLAGHGEFGQMLFAAAAGIEGLHSVLTGLDDEATALFKPRGSAAAISRMLAEYTAQRQRIRDAQVTPHALGELREQKETVLRRLSELRAGLAAAMAEQERLRRIRSAIGLLDQRRLVRSELAVLGDVVPLRRGFADEFAEARHSVSMHDAERQGLRQRVSLLQAEVEGIRFSEVFLAHETAIEALFQRLGAERKALADLPKLKGTQAGLESDILEMLADLREPADLEELGRLRVPAGDAKLAAVLTTEHAELSANLRNATTQVAELGVEVEQDAARLDALAPAQSVVVLEQALRLETLPEARRRDLAARAETLRARIAEDVRQLPWSGSVEDLLRAAVPAEGTVNEWRRRLDLADSQLREAEAARGEAEREVKRHETSLRRLQAHRAIATVSDLTARRDRREQGWRAVRQAWLEGSLDEATQFVAEPVTEPARLADVYEGTVKEADGVADDLREHADEAAKVGQAQFEIEASRERLAERTTEVSRKETARREQATEWAALWQPWGISAGEPAQMAEWLRCRASAADQMRALESLESELRQGAVQDEAAEAELRAAIDEVTGTPPEAGAELRELRSQAGRLVEEFKRLASARQNLEEQLAGARRKLALGQSKESRACEELAAWQLRWRQLVERLKLGGAEEPAAVQDLLHSRTQVTSRHGEYVSTKARIDGILRDRAQFESDARGVADLVAPALAGVEAMEAVRQMYEQLAAQRKARDLAASKRVDLAAEREKLDGLDIRLTQLEAHLKALVIEAGCGEPAEVPARIAAWEKRQAAQNKLDEIHHTLAGIAAGRTLEALEEEARGVIADEIPGRLENVEQTRARLEQEKDELIREETSLNQKMEGFEASTDARDAASDLQSTRAALVEETEHYVRLRLAEQLLRSAIDEFRRKSTGRLLERSSQVFAALTLGSFDGLKLEYGSDAKGQVVLVGVRPDRRTVTVEGMSEGTRDQLYLALRIASLEVHFEKHPAVPLIADDILVHFDDARAAAALGALAELAGHTQVLLFTHHRHMVELAAERLTPEQFVTYRLERVASAV; from the coding sequence GTGAGATTCCAGGCGCTGAACATCCCGGCCTTTGGGCCATTCACGGGTAAGCATCTGGATCTTTCGTCTGGCGCGGGCCGTCTGGAGATCATCTATGGACCGAACGAGGCAGGGAAGTCGTCGCTGCTACGGGCGATTTCGACGTTGCTCTTCGGGTTTGAAGGCCGGACCACCGACGACTTCCTGCACCCCTACGGCGACCTGCGTGTCGGTGGCACTATCGAACACGACGGCCGCGTGCTGAGCTTCATGCGGCGCAAGGGCAACAAGAACACACTGCGCGATGGGGCCGATGCGGTGCTGATGTCCGACGACGACCTGATGGCCGTCGCTCCGGTCGCGAATCAGCAGGTGTTCGAGGTGATGTTCGGACTCGATGCGGAGCGTCTGTCCAAAGGCGGCAGAGAACTATTGGCCGGGCATGGTGAGTTTGGACAGATGCTGTTCGCTGCGGCGGCGGGCATTGAGGGCTTGCACTCGGTGCTGACGGGGCTGGACGACGAAGCCACTGCCTTGTTCAAGCCTCGTGGATCCGCGGCGGCGATCTCCAGAATGCTGGCCGAATACACCGCCCAGCGCCAGCGGATCCGCGATGCGCAGGTGACTCCGCATGCATTGGGGGAACTGCGCGAGCAGAAGGAGACGGTTCTGCGGCGGCTGAGTGAGCTGCGCGCCGGACTCGCGGCTGCCATGGCGGAACAGGAGCGTCTGCGCCGGATCCGATCCGCGATTGGCCTGCTCGACCAACGGCGGCTGGTGCGGAGCGAGTTGGCCGTGCTGGGCGATGTGGTTCCACTGCGGCGCGGGTTCGCGGATGAGTTCGCGGAGGCGCGCCACTCCGTCTCGATGCATGACGCCGAACGGCAAGGGCTACGGCAGCGTGTGTCGCTGCTGCAGGCGGAAGTCGAGGGGATCCGGTTCTCTGAGGTGTTTCTGGCGCATGAGACGGCGATTGAGGCGCTGTTCCAACGGCTAGGCGCCGAGCGCAAGGCTTTGGCGGATCTACCGAAGCTGAAAGGGACTCAAGCGGGTCTGGAGTCGGACATCCTTGAGATGCTGGCCGATCTACGGGAGCCCGCGGACTTGGAGGAGTTGGGGCGGCTGCGCGTGCCGGCGGGGGATGCGAAGCTGGCAGCGGTATTGACCACGGAGCATGCGGAGCTCAGCGCGAATCTTCGCAATGCCACTACGCAGGTGGCTGAGTTGGGTGTCGAGGTAGAGCAGGACGCGGCCCGATTGGACGCGCTGGCGCCGGCCCAGTCCGTGGTTGTGTTGGAACAGGCGCTACGGCTGGAGACTCTGCCTGAGGCCAGGCGGCGCGACCTGGCCGCTCGTGCAGAGACGCTGAGGGCTCGCATCGCTGAGGACGTGCGGCAGCTGCCCTGGTCCGGCTCTGTCGAGGATTTACTCCGCGCGGCTGTGCCCGCGGAGGGCACCGTGAACGAGTGGCGCCGACGCCTGGACTTGGCGGATAGCCAGTTGCGCGAGGCGGAGGCCGCGCGTGGCGAGGCGGAACGCGAGGTGAAGCGCCACGAGACAAGCCTGCGGCGGTTGCAGGCGCACCGGGCGATTGCCACGGTGAGTGACTTGACCGCGCGGCGTGATCGCCGGGAGCAAGGCTGGCGCGCCGTGAGGCAGGCCTGGCTGGAGGGATCCCTCGACGAGGCCACGCAGTTCGTTGCCGAGCCCGTCACGGAACCGGCTCGGCTAGCCGATGTTTACGAGGGCACGGTAAAAGAGGCGGATGGCGTGGCTGACGATCTGCGGGAGCATGCAGACGAGGCGGCCAAGGTGGGGCAGGCGCAATTCGAGATCGAGGCCTCCAGGGAGCGGCTAGCGGAGCGGACCACTGAGGTGAGCAGGAAGGAAACCGCAAGACGCGAACAGGCCACCGAGTGGGCGGCCCTGTGGCAGCCCTGGGGGATCTCCGCCGGTGAGCCCGCGCAGATGGCGGAGTGGCTGAGGTGCCGCGCAAGTGCCGCCGATCAGATGCGCGCTTTGGAGTCGCTGGAATCGGAACTGCGCCAAGGCGCGGTTCAAGATGAGGCGGCTGAAGCGGAACTGCGGGCGGCGATTGACGAGGTGACCGGCACTCCGCCGGAAGCGGGAGCCGAGCTTCGAGAGCTGCGCAGTCAGGCCGGGCGCCTTGTCGAGGAGTTCAAACGGCTGGCGTCGGCGCGACAGAATCTCGAGGAGCAACTCGCCGGCGCCCGCCGGAAGCTAGCCCTTGGGCAGAGCAAGGAGAGCCGGGCGTGTGAGGAGCTGGCGGCATGGCAATTGCGCTGGAGACAACTGGTCGAGCGGTTGAAGCTCGGCGGCGCGGAAGAGCCGGCGGCCGTGCAGGACTTGCTGCACTCGCGGACACAAGTGACGTCACGTCATGGCGAGTATGTGTCCACCAAGGCGCGCATCGACGGGATCCTGCGGGACCGCGCCCAGTTTGAGTCCGACGCTCGTGGGGTGGCGGATCTGGTTGCTCCGGCACTGGCCGGGGTTGAGGCGATGGAGGCGGTCCGCCAGATGTACGAACAGTTGGCCGCCCAGCGGAAGGCGCGCGATCTGGCGGCCTCCAAACGTGTTGATTTGGCCGCTGAGAGGGAGAAGCTGGATGGTCTGGATATTCGTCTGACCCAGTTGGAGGCGCATCTTAAGGCGCTTGTGATCGAGGCGGGCTGTGGCGAGCCGGCGGAGGTGCCGGCGCGCATCGCCGCCTGGGAGAAGAGGCAGGCCGCGCAGAACAAGCTGGACGAGATCCACCACACGCTGGCGGGCATCGCGGCGGGCCGCACTCTGGAGGCACTGGAGGAGGAGGCCCGCGGCGTGATCGCGGACGAGATCCCTGGCCGGTTGGAGAACGTGGAGCAGACGCGTGCCCGTCTGGAACAGGAGAAGGATGAATTGATCCGGGAGGAGACGTCACTCAACCAGAAGATGGAAGGCTTCGAGGCCAGCACCGACGCGCGGGACGCGGCCTCCGACCTGCAGAGCACGCGGGCGGCACTGGTGGAGGAGACGGAGCACTATGTACGGCTGCGGTTGGCCGAGCAGTTGCTGCGGTCCGCCATCGACGAGTTCCGGAGGAAGTCGACGGGGCGCCTGCTGGAGCGTTCATCACAGGTCTTCGCGGCGTTGACACTCGGGTCGTTCGACGGCTTGAAACTGGAGTACGGATCCGATGCGAAAGGCCAGGTGGTCCTGGTGGGGGTACGGCCGGACCGGCGGACCGTGACTGTAGAAGGGATGAGCGAAGGGACTCGGGATCAGCTCTACCTGGCCTTGCGGATTGCCAGCCTGGAAGTCCACTTCGAGAAGCACCCGGCCGTACCGCTGATCGCGGATGACATCCTGGTGCACTTCGACGATGCCAGGGCGGCCGCGGCTCTGGGCGCATTGGCGGAGCTAGCCGGTCATACGCAGGTGCTGCTGTTCACGCACCACCGGCACATGGTCGAACTGGCCGCGGAGAGACTGACGCCGGAGCAGTTTGTCACTTACCGCCTGGAGAGAGTAGCGTCGGCCGTCTGA